From the genome of Sphingobacterium sp. UGAL515B_05:
GATGGAGCACTTTACAACGATGTTCGCTATTTACTGCAGGAGCGGATCAATGTTGATACGTTTGAACTGGGATACTTTGTAAATTCCGAAACCGGAGAAGTCATGTCTCAATTTAAGAGCGTTGAGCATCCTGATTTTTATTTTACAGGCCAAAATAATTAATATTTTAATTCAGTATCGATCGGGCGATGGCCTTGGTCGATACTGATATTTCTATTTATAATGATGTTGCTATGAAAGAATTTTATAAAAGTATTTTAATTCTTGGATTACTGTTTATTGGGGGATGTGGTAAAAGTTCATTAGAACCAAATAGGTCGCAAAAATTTGCTGCTAGTAAAGACAACGAGTTTATTGAGGGGGTAGTTGTTTCAGCTACAGAATTTAATTCTTGTGCAGAAAAATACAATGATTCTACGATGCGATATATGAGATATGCTGGTACACATGATGTGTCAAATTACGACTTTGAAACGAAAATGTCGCAGCTAATTCAATCAGGTTTGGCATGCTCAGCTTCAACATCACCGAATACACCTGTTGGACCTCAGCCATGGACTCCCAAGCCAATCGACGTGAATATAGATTATACTCTTGACGTAATTTATACTTATTTAGATAATCCTTCGCATTATATCGGTTCTTCCAATTTGACGACAATGAAATGTTTGATTTCTTCGTACAAATCTCTCATAGCTCAGAACCCGATTGTAAGTGATATCAATGAAAGAACTTTGTTGTTTTCTAAACAGGTCGTAAATGATGGCTATGAGAATGTCTATATTAATCCTTTACCACATTATGATCCTTGGAGTGGATTTTATCTTTTAGCGGCGATACAGACCTTGGTAGGAACAAGAGACATTAGCGAACAGATCTATAATCAATATTTTGCTGGTAATTCAAATGAAACTTTTGTTTATCCTGTTGTTCAAAATATTGGTTGGATATATATAGGTAACACTGGTGGGTCGAACCAGGAAAATATTCTTCCTGAGGTTCCAAAAACTGTACAGATAAATTATAATTCTAGCTTCGCTTTATATGCACCAACTTGGGAAAAGATTTATCAAGATCCGCGAATAGAGCCTATGCCTAGTACTAGCATATATTTTAATAGTATTAACAATAAACTGTACTCCAATAGTAGCTTTACCCAATATGTACCAGATGGCTTATATAGATTGCCAGCGGAGCATCAAAGTTTGTATGAGAAGAATCATTTCATTGTTGAAATAAAAAATGGTGAGATCTATAAGCAGTTTGGAAAATCTTAGATAATATGGCTAAGCCAAGGGAGCAAGATTATGATAAAAATTCCTAACCTACTAATTTTTTTTTCAGTTCTTATTTTTTGTGCTTGTTATAGGCATACTCATGTGATAAAGACTGAAATTATAGGAAAGCTTCCCGTATCAGCTCCCTTCTATATCGATTTATATAGTTTCGAGACAGGTGAAAAGATGATGTCTGATACTTTAGATCAAGAAGATTTTGTTTTAACTAGTAAATCGCTTCCAAAGGGGATTTATCAATTGGTTTTTTCGTGGGATCGGAATGTGGTGAAGCCGCAGGAGATTGAGCGATTTGCCCGTCAGCCTGAACTTGGTACACCAAAGTATTATATTTCAACTACATTTTGGCTCGATCCCAAAGAGTCAGGCAAATATAAGATCTTGCTTGAAAGTCCTGGTAAACAGGCCGAGTTAGAAGAACTATTGTTGGCTAAAAATGGAAGCGAATCTATTAAAATGGCGGTTGTATCAGGTGGGGAAAACAACAAGTTATATAATGAATACTTAACACTGGTGGATCGTTTTAAGGATAAAAACAGACATCAAAAAGATAGTCTTCAGCAGTTAGCAATACGTTATAGTGATCATAAATTCTTGCAAGAAGTAGGTCGGATACAAAAGCTCTTATCAAAAGACTGGTTGGTTGATGTGAAGAATGAATTGTTAGCAGATGAAATCGATTTTATGAAAAGGAATATTGACGCTGAGGTTATTCCCCGTATTTATAAAATTCAGCTAAATAATAAAGATAACGTTGAACGATATCATGAAGTATATAGCTTATTTCCATTGAAAGTGAGGCAAAATCTGGCTTTAAAAAATTAAAATTATTGAACTATTAAAAAATCATTGATTATGAGAGAAGTCTTTAAAACACACATAAGTTTCGGTAGTTATATCTGGGGAGTTGCGATGACTATATTCATCGTGATGTTATCTTATGAAGGTCTTGAAAAAGGACTGTATCTGGGGACACTATTGTTATTTGGTATATTCGCAATAACTTGGTATTTTACATTCTTTTATAAAAGGTATTGGATTGAAGGTGATAAGCTTTTTATTAAGACAGTCTCCGGTACGAAATCTGTTGATATTACTTCTATACGAAAATTAGAAACAGATAAGGTAGACTGGTTTGGTACAATGAGACTTACAATTTTAAGACCGTATAGAAAAGGATTGGTACTGCATTATAATAAGATTGACGATATATTCGTCGATCCAGAAAGTCCTACTGAGTTTATCGAAAAATTAAAACAGATTGCACCGAATATCGATGTCATAGCAGGTAAATAGGCTGGAGTTTTAAGTCTACTTTTAGAACTATCTCAGTTGTTAATCCTAAAGTTGTTTATACTGGACGACTCTAACTTTATGCCAATAGGAGGTTCTCCTCTGATATAGAAGATAATTTGAAATAAATATGAGACTTCCCTATACATTAAATTGGCGATATTCATTTGGAATTTTCGCTAATAAATATGGACGGTGGCATCTCTTGTTACAATTAAAATTGACTTTTTGACAATAAGTTATTTTTTTTTTGAGCCGTTCCTCTTTTTTATCTTTACCCCCCTTAAAGAAGTTATCTTTTATTTTTTTACTGCCGATTTTCTAAGTTTATAAGTATAAAAGAGCATATGAGATTCCGCTTGGTAACTTTTTTGTGTGAATAATAAAAAATATTTAGCATTTTTACCAAACAATTATTAAGCACTTACATGTAAGTGCACATACATGTCCTAAAATATCCGCTACGAAGTACAATTTGTAGTCGCGGGATCTTTAACGATGCAGAAGGAAGAAGTATTATTTAAAACACACTATAACGGATTGTGCCACTTTGCTTGGAAAATTGTTGGTGATTTAGCTGTGGCTGAAGACCTAGTTCAAGATTCATTTGTCGCTTATTTTAAAAACACCGAGCAGGTCAGCGACAATGAGATTGCCGTTAAAAATTACTTGTATAGTTCGGTTCGTTTCGCCTGTTATAATCATATTCGCCACGAAAAAGTACAACAAAGATATTGGAATGTCGTCGGTTTTACAGAAGAGGATAATATAGCCCTTGAATTGAATATGATTCATAGTGAGGCCATTCAGGAAATTTACAAAATTATCGAACAGATGCCGACCTCTTGTCAACAGGTCTTTCGCCTGGGCTATTTAGATGGATTGTCTAATCTTGAAATAACCCAGGAATTGAAAATTAGCATCAATACCGTAAAAACCCAAAAACAGCGCGGTATGAAAATGCTTTTAAAACGACTAAATCCTGAGTTTTTACCCCTTATTATATTTTTGTTAAAAAATATTTAAATTCTTGTCACCCCTTTTCCTGCCTTAAGTTTCTTTACTATACAATATGGAAGAAAACTCAGGGCATATCTCTCAGCTGCTTCAAAAATTTTTATTTGGTCAATTGACCGAAATAGAACAAAAACAATTTGAAGAGTGGCTACAAGCTAGTGACCAAAACAGACGGCTTTTAGAATCATTTCGAAAAGCAAAGAATATTGAACAAGATTTAGCTGTTGTTAAGCAATTGGATGCAAATAGAGCTTGGGAAAAGCTTAACAGCAGGAATAATAAATCTAATTATAAGTGGTTTATCAGTATTGCCGCATCGTTACTTCTATTGGCCACTTTTTTCTATCTATGGCAGAGCAGTTATTTGAAGACAGATGAAGATGCTGTACATAATCTAACTTTGAGTTTGGAGCAGGATGTCGAACCGGCACAGAGTGGGGCTATTTTACAGTTGTCCAATGGTGAAAAAGTTGTGCTTAATAACAAGACGTCCAAAACCTACCATACAAATAAGACATTTGTTGGAAATGGCGCGGAATTAATCGTTAAAAACGATAAAAACCAGCAAGTATCCCGTTTGAATTCGCTCATAGTGCCACGTGCAAGTTATTATAAAATCACTTTGAGCGATGGTACCAAAGTTTGGGTTAATGCACAGTCGAAATTAAATTTTCCGGCGCAATTTTCAGCAGATGAAAGAAGGGTGAGTTTAGAGGGAGAGGCCTATTTTGAAGTGGCACATGACGCTAAAAAGCCTTTTTACGTTGATTCAAAAGCTGGAGAAATCAAGGTTTTGGGTACGCATTTCAATGTATTCGCTTACCACGATGATATCCGTGCAACGCTAGTCGAAGGTAAAGTAGAGGTGCGACAAAAGGAAAATAAATTAGAATTGAATCCAGGTGAATTTGCTTCCCTTTCGAAAAATAATATGATAAAGGGGAATGCTGATATTCAGCAGGATTTAGCTTGGCATAACAATGAATTTTACTTTAAAAAGGAAACGATTGTAAATATTGCTCATCAACTGTCCCGATGGTACGATCTGGATGTGAAATTTAGGGGCAATGTGCAACTCAGCAAAGAATATAGCGGTAGTATACAGCGCGATGTAAAACTTTCTCAAGTGTTGGAGATGTTATCGTATGTCAGTGACCTTCGATTTGAAGTTCACGGTAAGGAATTGATTATTGAGAACAAAAGCTAACTTATTTTAAAATATAAAACTAATTCAGCAAGGCTTATGATATAATATTACTATCCAATCATTAAAGTGCCCAAAAAAAAGAGAACAGGAATGTTGGCGCATCCCTGTTCAGAAATGTGATCAAAGGGCTCATAACTTAAAAGTGAACTATTAATTACCTAATTAACCACAAAATGTAAATGTATGAATAACTTACCATTTAGCAAAGCCTGGTCCTTGTTACCCCAAGATCATAGGTTTTGCAAACCCTTACGTATTATGAAAATTAGTACATGCCTTTTATTCGCATTTGTAACCGGTGTTCATGCTAAAGGAACAGCCCAAAAAGTTACCTTGAAAATGAGGAATGCCCGGATTGAGGAAGCGCTTTCTGCAATTTCTAAACAATCCAACTTGCGTGTTCTCTATAGCGAAAACTTAAACGCTAAATCTCGTGTTACAGTCAATCTAAAAAATGCGTCTGTAGAAGAGGCGTTAAACTCGATTTTAAGCGATAAAAATATCGAGTACAAAATTATTGCAAATACAATTTCTGTCAATAGTAATGGAAAAAATGACGTAGTTGTAGAGGGGACACAACAGTCGATCACTGGAACAGTTAAAAATGCTGACGGGAATCCGTTGGCCGGTGCTACAATCACGGTCAAGGGAACTTCCATTTCCACGCAAACCGATGCAAACGGACATTTTAAGATAAATGCTGGAGGAAATGCGGTATTGGTTGTCCGATATGTGGGTTATAGCAATCTTGAAGTTAGTGTCAATAATAGAAGTTCCATCGCGATCGTATTGGATTCTAACCAAAATCAAATCGACGAAGTTGTTGTAACAGGACTTGGAGCTAAAATAGACAAAAGAACATTTACAGGGGCTACATCTAAAGTCGATATGAAAGATATTGAACTTGGTGGACTTCCTGATCCATCAAGAGCTTTGGAAGGCCGTGTTGCTGGGGTTTCGGTTCAAAACACAACCGGAACTTTTGGATCAGCTCCAAAAATTAGAGTCCGTGGTGCAACGTCAATTTATGGTAGTTCAAAACCGCTTTGGGTAATTGATGGGATTATCATAGAAGATGTGTCAAACGTCTCTTCAGATGATCTGTCTTCGGGAGATGCATTGACCCTAATCAGTTCTGCTGTCGCCGGCTTAAATGCCAATGATATTGAGTCATTTACTGTACTGAAAGATGGTTCTGCGACTTCAATATATGGTGCTAGGGCTATGGGAGGTGTTATTGTTATTACAACAAAGAAAGGAAAAGCTGGTCGGAACTCCGCCAATTATGTGGGTGAGTTTACTTCAAGAGCGATTCCTTCTTATAATAATTTCAATATCATGAATTCTCAGGAGCAGATGGCATTTAATCAAGTTCTTGAACAAAGGGGATGGTTAACAATGGCAGATGTGGCAAGTAGATCCGAATCGGGTGTCTATGGGAAAATGTATGAATTAATCAAGGCAGGTCAATTAGAAAACACGCAGGAAGCACGAAATGCTTATCTAAGACAAGCTGAATACCGAAATACAGATTGGTTTAAACAATTGTTCAGCCGGACAATCATGCAGAACCACTCAGTCAGTCTTTCATCAGGTACAGAAAGAGCACAATATTATACATCCATTAGTGGTGTTTTTGATAATGGCTGGGCGCGTAAATCAGATGTGAAACGCTATACAGGGATGTTTAATGCTTCCTATGATTTATTTGATAATCTTAAATTAGATTTGCGAACAAATGGATCCTATCGTGATCAGCGGGCTCCCGGTACATTAGGTTCTTCTGTAGATCGAGTTTCCATGGAAATTAAACGGGATTTCGACATTAACCCTTATAGTTATGCATTAAATACTTCACGGACACTTGATCCTAATGAATTCTATACACGGAATTATGCACCATTTAATATCCTGCATGAATTGGATAACAATTACATGGATAT
Proteins encoded in this window:
- a CDS encoding PH domain-containing protein, with the protein product MREVFKTHISFGSYIWGVAMTIFIVMLSYEGLEKGLYLGTLLLFGIFAITWYFTFFYKRYWIEGDKLFIKTVSGTKSVDITSIRKLETDKVDWFGTMRLTILRPYRKGLVLHYNKIDDIFVDPESPTEFIEKLKQIAPNIDVIAGK
- a CDS encoding RNA polymerase sigma-70 factor encodes the protein MQKEEVLFKTHYNGLCHFAWKIVGDLAVAEDLVQDSFVAYFKNTEQVSDNEIAVKNYLYSSVRFACYNHIRHEKVQQRYWNVVGFTEEDNIALELNMIHSEAIQEIYKIIEQMPTSCQQVFRLGYLDGLSNLEITQELKISINTVKTQKQRGMKMLLKRLNPEFLPLIIFLLKNI
- a CDS encoding FecR domain-containing protein, with product MEENSGHISQLLQKFLFGQLTEIEQKQFEEWLQASDQNRRLLESFRKAKNIEQDLAVVKQLDANRAWEKLNSRNNKSNYKWFISIAASLLLLATFFYLWQSSYLKTDEDAVHNLTLSLEQDVEPAQSGAILQLSNGEKVVLNNKTSKTYHTNKTFVGNGAELIVKNDKNQQVSRLNSLIVPRASYYKITLSDGTKVWVNAQSKLNFPAQFSADERRVSLEGEAYFEVAHDAKKPFYVDSKAGEIKVLGTHFNVFAYHDDIRATLVEGKVEVRQKENKLELNPGEFASLSKNNMIKGNADIQQDLAWHNNEFYFKKETIVNIAHQLSRWYDLDVKFRGNVQLSKEYSGSIQRDVKLSQVLEMLSYVSDLRFEVHGKELIIENKS